In Myxococcales bacterium, a single window of DNA contains:
- a CDS encoding BatD family protein — translation MKPASTRRTVFAFLRWMNVVACLLVSPWALAGPELRAELSQDIVGLGSPVRLSLMASSDGAAVEQAEPGAPASVRAEKVTERPTHSIRIVNGVKSEKRGLTVEWTLTPEKLGTKTIRPSAMVAGLRVSAKPLTLRVVPPSKAPPPPPPRRQPLDPFGDPFKDFKDPFKGLMDDFDADDFMRGGRPMFRSDPSLAFVTAPRGKLEFLHARVDKPKAVVGEQLTYSVYLFVDAEQQEPRYDDVHEAGTKDFLRIPVLPEELAPKALGHTTLEGHLYTVKLLRRHALFPLRSGRLTIQPMHLRVANGRSTPSPRESERLTIDVTEPPATGRPPGYALGDVGRMRLSATVTPRETEVGGVVTVEVTLEGTGNLPGALVPPPRKAVEWLPPEQRAAVAANAEGVVGGSRTFTWVVRAREPGQVDLGEISLPFFDAEAGKYETARAALGALTIRGAASKDDAPRALLEGLPKPLTSGAPASAGHAGSRRGLFYSLWLGPPALGLVVAGALRARRRLTAHREATKDDPKTRERAARAEVDRALKDGDARAADAAMRRQVELALELRTGTRLAGVDLDRFESTLAAGGVDAQAAKTIVALLREAEVARFSPGGASAEATAERIRALRSLVEGLPRARTSGGPGPVAVSVLLLALVTPASARAEAVRAEGFDAAAKALDQGKPEIAISELEKLADRGVVDANASFNRGLAYAERVRLGGAQPGDLGRAIHGFEEARRLTTDATVRASARDAIQVVRAEIARQRARAEAVELESRSFGETLVGLFEERTWATLAILLSLMATGAGAATARRSGHSDSVSRRFRIAGVVLVSAFVPLSVVAAACARERSEAAARTWAVVLSGESTALTRGRQGGPIPEGAIVEVLGTDGGRTAIRFGGDRTTMPRPNLRFLATR, via the coding sequence ATGAAGCCCGCGTCGACGCGCCGGACCGTCTTCGCCTTCCTTCGATGGATGAACGTCGTGGCGTGCCTTTTGGTGTCGCCCTGGGCTCTCGCCGGCCCCGAGCTTCGCGCCGAGCTCAGCCAAGACATCGTCGGCCTTGGGAGCCCCGTGCGCCTGTCGTTGATGGCAAGCTCCGACGGCGCGGCCGTCGAGCAGGCCGAGCCGGGCGCTCCGGCGAGCGTGCGCGCGGAGAAAGTCACCGAGAGGCCCACCCACTCGATCCGCATCGTCAACGGCGTCAAGTCGGAGAAGCGTGGCCTGACGGTCGAGTGGACTCTCACACCGGAGAAGCTGGGCACCAAGACGATTCGTCCCAGCGCGATGGTCGCTGGACTCCGCGTCTCGGCGAAACCGCTCACGCTGCGCGTCGTCCCGCCCAGCAAGGCGCCGCCGCCGCCGCCCCCCCGACGCCAGCCGCTCGATCCCTTCGGCGATCCGTTCAAGGACTTCAAGGATCCCTTCAAGGGGCTCATGGACGACTTTGACGCCGACGACTTCATGCGGGGCGGACGACCGATGTTCCGAAGCGATCCGTCGCTCGCGTTCGTGACGGCGCCGCGCGGGAAGCTCGAGTTCCTTCACGCTCGCGTCGACAAGCCCAAGGCTGTGGTCGGCGAACAGCTCACCTACTCCGTCTATCTCTTCGTCGACGCTGAGCAACAAGAGCCGCGCTACGACGACGTGCACGAGGCCGGGACCAAGGACTTCCTCCGCATCCCCGTCTTGCCCGAAGAGCTGGCGCCCAAGGCCCTCGGACACACGACCCTCGAGGGGCACCTCTACACCGTCAAGCTCCTGCGGCGACACGCGCTCTTTCCGTTGCGAAGCGGACGGTTGACGATTCAACCGATGCATTTGCGCGTGGCGAACGGACGCTCCACGCCGAGCCCCAGGGAGAGCGAGCGGCTGACGATCGACGTCACCGAGCCACCGGCCACCGGCAGGCCACCGGGCTACGCACTCGGGGACGTGGGGCGCATGCGCCTCTCGGCCACGGTGACGCCGCGGGAGACCGAGGTCGGCGGCGTCGTCACCGTCGAGGTCACACTGGAAGGCACCGGCAATCTCCCGGGCGCCCTCGTGCCTCCACCGCGCAAGGCCGTCGAGTGGCTGCCGCCGGAGCAACGCGCCGCTGTCGCCGCGAACGCCGAGGGCGTCGTGGGCGGCTCGCGGACGTTCACGTGGGTTGTCCGCGCGCGCGAGCCGGGCCAGGTCGATCTCGGCGAAATTTCGTTGCCGTTCTTCGACGCCGAGGCGGGAAAATACGAGACCGCGCGCGCCGCCCTCGGGGCGTTGACCATCCGCGGCGCGGCGTCGAAGGACGATGCGCCGCGAGCGCTCTTGGAGGGGCTGCCGAAGCCTCTGACGTCAGGCGCGCCCGCGAGCGCGGGGCACGCCGGCTCGCGGCGCGGCCTCTTCTACTCGTTGTGGCTCGGCCCGCCGGCCTTGGGGCTCGTCGTCGCCGGGGCGCTTCGCGCGCGAAGGCGCCTCACGGCCCACCGTGAAGCGACCAAGGATGACCCGAAAACGCGCGAGCGCGCAGCCCGCGCCGAGGTCGATCGTGCGCTGAAGGATGGCGACGCCCGCGCTGCCGATGCGGCCATGCGGCGCCAAGTGGAGTTGGCCCTTGAGCTGCGTACCGGCACGCGCCTCGCAGGCGTAGACCTCGACCGCTTCGAGTCGACGTTGGCCGCGGGCGGCGTCGACGCGCAGGCGGCGAAGACCATCGTAGCGCTGCTCCGGGAAGCCGAGGTCGCGCGCTTTTCGCCGGGCGGTGCCTCAGCGGAGGCGACCGCGGAGCGCATCAGGGCGCTGCGCTCCCTCGTCGAGGGCCTACCGCGAGCGCGGACCAGCGGCGGTCCGGGGCCAGTGGCGGTGTCGGTCTTGCTTTTGGCCCTCGTGACTCCCGCGTCGGCGAGAGCGGAGGCCGTGAGGGCGGAGGGCTTCGACGCTGCCGCAAAGGCCCTCGACCAGGGAAAGCCCGAGATCGCCATTTCGGAGCTCGAGAAGCTCGCCGATCGCGGCGTCGTGGATGCGAACGCGAGCTTCAATCGCGGGCTCGCCTACGCCGAACGTGTTCGCCTCGGCGGCGCCCAACCGGGCGATCTGGGACGAGCCATCCACGGCTTCGAGGAGGCCCGACGACTCACGACCGACGCGACCGTTCGCGCCAGCGCGCGTGACGCCATCCAGGTCGTTCGCGCGGAAATCGCCCGGCAGCGTGCGCGCGCCGAGGCCGTCGAGCTCGAGAGTCGCTCCTTCGGCGAAACCCTCGTTGGGCTCTTCGAAGAACGCACCTGGGCGACGCTCGCGATCCTGTTGTCGCTCATGGCCACCGGGGCGGGCGCCGCGACGGCCCGGCGCAGCGGCCATAGCGACAGCGTCTCGCGACGATTCCGCATCGCCGGCGTCGTGCTGGTCTCGGCCTTCGTTCCGCTCTCGGTCGTGGCGGCGGCGTGCGCGCGCGAGCGCTCGGAAGCCGCGGCGCGCACCTGGGCCGTCGTCCTGAGCGGTGAGTCGACGGCCTTGACGCGTGGACGGCAGGGCGGGCCCATCCCTGAGGGCGCCATCGTCGAGGTCCTCGGGACCGATGGGGGCCGAACGGCCATTCGATTCGGTGGCGACCGCACCACGATGCCGCGACCGAACCTCAGGTTTTTAGCCACCCGGTAG
- a CDS encoding type IV pilus twitching motility protein PilT has product MSEPQSQLKVNLHQLLKAMIEKGASDMHITTGAPPLLRIDGSVVPLKLPPLSGQDTKQLCYESLTEEQKTTFEKHNEIDLSFAVKGLSRFRANVFTQRDTVAGAFRTIPFKILTFDELGLPQVVSDLSNKPSGLVLVTGPTGSGKSTTLASMIDKINSEQRLHIMTIEDPIEYMHHHKLSVVNQREVGADTESFKVALKYVLRQDPDVVLIGEMRDLETIEAAMTISETGHLVFATLHTNSCISTVNRVIDVFPPHQQQQVRTKLSFVLQGVLSQQLIPRMGQPGRALALEVMIPNAAIRNLIREDKVHQVYSVMQVGQGTSGMQTLNQSLYSLYSRRMISVEEALSRSAEVDELKMMIEGRTAMGTLRK; this is encoded by the coding sequence ATGTCGGAACCGCAGAGCCAGCTCAAGGTCAACCTCCACCAGCTGCTCAAGGCCATGATCGAGAAGGGCGCGAGCGACATGCACATCACGACGGGGGCGCCGCCGCTCCTGCGCATCGATGGCTCCGTCGTGCCGCTGAAGCTGCCGCCGCTCTCGGGCCAGGACACGAAACAACTCTGCTACGAGAGCCTCACGGAGGAGCAGAAGACGACCTTCGAGAAGCACAACGAGATCGACCTCTCCTTCGCTGTGAAGGGCCTCTCTCGCTTCCGCGCCAACGTCTTCACGCAACGCGACACGGTGGCGGGCGCCTTCCGCACCATTCCCTTCAAGATCCTCACCTTCGATGAGCTGGGCCTCCCGCAGGTGGTCTCCGACCTGTCCAACAAGCCCAGCGGCCTCGTCCTCGTGACCGGTCCGACGGGCTCCGGGAAGTCAACGACGCTCGCCTCCATGATCGACAAGATCAACAGCGAGCAGCGCCTTCACATCATGACCATCGAGGACCCTATCGAGTACATGCACCACCACAAGCTGAGCGTGGTGAATCAGCGTGAGGTCGGCGCCGATACCGAGTCCTTCAAGGTCGCCCTGAAGTACGTCCTCCGGCAGGACCCGGACGTGGTGCTCATCGGAGAAATGCGTGACCTCGAGACCATCGAGGCCGCCATGACCATCAGCGAGACGGGTCACCTCGTCTTCGCGACGCTCCACACCAACAGCTGCATCTCGACCGTCAACCGCGTCATCGACGTGTTTCCGCCGCACCAGCAGCAGCAGGTCCGGACAAAGCTGTCCTTCGTCCTTCAGGGCGTATTGAGCCAGCAGCTGATCCCGCGCATGGGCCAACCGGGGCGCGCCCTGGCGCTGGAGGTCATGATCCCCAACGCGGCCATTCGAAACCTCATCCGCGAGGACAAGGTTCACCAGGTCTACTCCGTCATGCAGGTCGGCCAGGGCACCTCGGGCATGCAGACGCTCAACCAGTCGCTCTACTCGCTCTACTCGCGGCGCATGATCTCCGTCGAGGAAGCGCTGAGTCGCTCCGCCGAGGTCGACGAGCTCAAGATGATGATCGAGGGGCGCACGGCTATGGGCACGTTGCGAAAGTAG
- the pilB gene encoding type IV-A pilus assembly ATPase PilB, whose amino-acid sequence MANQNRLGELLVREKLISLAQLRKAQEEQQRSGQNLGYTLQKLGYISDGEITNFLSQQYRVPTIQLEEYEVDAEILKLVSRDQCEKHRVLPISRAGGSLVVAMADPTNLNAIDDLKFLTGYNIDPVIASETAIAAAIEKYYNAGPSYDEVMAGFDETEIEFTGEDEGDLNILELEKASEDAPVVRLVNMILLNAIKKGASDIHIEPYEKKLRVRYRIDGVLQEEMTPPLKLKNAIVSRLKIMSSLDIAERRLPQDGRIKLKLGKGREMDFRVSVLPTLWGEKIVMRLLDKGNLQLDMVKLGFDPKPLEDFMWAIHQPWGMVLVTGPTGSGKTTTLYSALSDLNKIAHNISTAEDPVEYNLHGINQVQMHDDIGLNFAMSLRAFLRQDPDVIMVGEIRDFETGEIAVKAALTGHMVLSTLHTNDAPATISRLLNMGIEPFLITASVNLVLAQRLARKICKDCPAPHEVDIKTLRDIGFTEEQIAEAPSKLMKGTGCKTCNGTGYKGRVALYEVMRFGDDLKQMVLQGAPTAELKLAAIKGGMSSLRMSGIKKVLEGTTTTEEIVRVTMAD is encoded by the coding sequence ATGGCCAACCAGAATCGCCTCGGCGAGCTCCTCGTCCGCGAGAAGCTCATCAGTCTTGCTCAGCTCCGCAAAGCTCAAGAGGAGCAGCAGCGCTCGGGTCAAAACCTCGGCTACACGCTGCAGAAGCTCGGGTACATCTCCGACGGGGAGATCACGAACTTCCTCTCCCAGCAATACCGCGTTCCCACGATTCAGCTTGAGGAGTACGAGGTCGACGCCGAGATCCTGAAGCTCGTCAGCCGCGATCAGTGTGAGAAGCACCGCGTGCTCCCGATCTCGCGCGCCGGCGGCTCGCTCGTCGTCGCCATGGCGGATCCGACGAACCTCAACGCCATCGACGACCTGAAGTTCCTCACGGGCTACAACATCGACCCGGTCATCGCCAGCGAGACGGCCATCGCGGCCGCCATCGAGAAGTATTACAACGCGGGCCCTTCCTACGACGAGGTGATGGCCGGTTTCGACGAAACCGAGATCGAGTTCACCGGTGAGGACGAGGGCGACCTCAACATCCTCGAGCTCGAGAAGGCGAGCGAAGACGCTCCCGTCGTTCGGCTCGTGAACATGATCTTGCTGAACGCCATCAAGAAGGGCGCCAGCGACATTCACATCGAACCCTACGAAAAGAAGCTCCGCGTCCGCTACCGCATCGACGGCGTCCTCCAGGAAGAGATGACGCCGCCGCTCAAGCTCAAGAACGCGATCGTCAGCCGTCTCAAGATCATGTCGTCGCTCGACATTGCCGAGCGACGGCTCCCGCAAGACGGTCGTATCAAGCTGAAGCTCGGCAAGGGCCGAGAGATGGACTTCCGCGTCAGCGTCCTTCCGACGCTCTGGGGCGAGAAGATCGTCATGCGCCTCCTCGACAAGGGGAACCTGCAGCTCGACATGGTCAAGCTCGGCTTCGACCCGAAGCCGCTCGAAGACTTCATGTGGGCCATCCACCAACCGTGGGGCATGGTCCTCGTCACGGGGCCCACCGGTTCGGGAAAGACGACGACGCTCTACTCCGCGCTCTCGGACCTCAACAAGATCGCTCACAACATCAGCACCGCGGAAGATCCCGTCGAGTACAACCTCCACGGCATCAACCAGGTGCAGATGCACGACGACATCGGTCTCAACTTCGCCATGTCGCTCCGCGCGTTCCTGCGGCAGGACCCCGACGTCATCATGGTCGGCGAGATTCGAGACTTCGAAACCGGTGAAATTGCCGTCAAGGCCGCGCTCACCGGCCACATGGTGCTCTCGACGCTCCACACCAACGACGCGCCAGCGACGATCTCTCGTCTGCTCAACATGGGCATCGAGCCCTTCCTCATTACAGCGAGCGTGAACCTCGTGTTGGCGCAGCGCCTCGCCCGGAAGATCTGCAAGGACTGCCCGGCGCCGCACGAGGTCGACATCAAGACGCTGCGCGACATCGGCTTCACGGAAGAGCAGATCGCCGAGGCGCCGTCGAAGCTCATGAAGGGGACCGGCTGCAAGACGTGCAACGGCACCGGGTACAAGGGCCGCGTCGCACTCTACGAGGTCATGCGCTTCGGCGACGACTTGAAGCAGATGGTCCTCCAGGGGGCGCCCACCGCCGAGCTCAAGCTCGCCGCCATCAAGGGCGGCATGTCATCGCTGCGCATGAGCGGCATCAAGAAGGTCCTCGAGGGGACGACGACCACGGAAGAGATCGTCCGTGTGACCATGGCCGATTGA
- a CDS encoding FHA domain-containing protein, with protein sequence MELFLEAGRRDDAARVLLLRVDAELSPQTRLILLGRAVDVAPKESAVGIEARRRRALLIVELAKSGAIAAALRHDVRAAGEELLSLGDAAAAAVAFGLADDEDGRARALVAAGAVDELEELLGKDADAARRSLDRQGDEARVLSLVASGERREALRLAEALAGNEPVDSDAADRARALAARRLLGPTVRVTVGEAPARKLVLGDSVRVGRNEGEILIAHAAVSRVHLTLFRRDGVAFVKDSGSRNGTTLRGARLGVELAIHERIDLMLGGEVPLTVSSSPRGDAPTIILEIAGEVYEAPLGPFRVGIGDWALEVDSDRWLVLKRGETPAYFGEVALGAATELLAGDGVAEHRGEKPSLRVDRA encoded by the coding sequence GTGGAACTCTTCCTTGAGGCGGGACGACGAGACGACGCGGCTCGCGTGCTCCTTCTGCGCGTCGACGCGGAGCTTTCGCCGCAGACGCGCCTCATCCTCTTAGGCCGCGCCGTCGACGTCGCGCCTAAGGAGAGCGCCGTCGGCATCGAGGCAAGGCGACGCCGCGCGTTGCTCATCGTCGAGCTCGCCAAGAGCGGAGCCATCGCTGCAGCGTTGCGGCACGACGTGCGCGCCGCCGGTGAAGAGCTCCTCTCGCTCGGCGACGCGGCCGCCGCCGCCGTCGCCTTCGGGCTCGCCGACGACGAGGACGGGCGGGCGCGCGCCCTGGTCGCCGCTGGCGCCGTCGACGAGCTGGAGGAGCTCCTGGGAAAGGATGCCGACGCGGCGCGACGATCGCTGGACCGCCAGGGCGACGAGGCGCGCGTCCTATCGCTCGTAGCGAGCGGCGAGCGTCGGGAGGCGCTCCGCCTCGCCGAAGCGCTCGCGGGAAACGAGCCGGTCGACTCCGACGCCGCCGATCGGGCGCGCGCGCTGGCGGCTCGGCGGCTACTCGGCCCGACGGTCCGCGTCACCGTCGGCGAGGCCCCGGCGCGCAAGCTCGTTCTTGGCGATTCCGTTCGCGTCGGGCGCAACGAGGGCGAGATCTTGATCGCCCACGCGGCGGTGAGTCGAGTCCACCTGACACTCTTTCGCCGGGACGGCGTGGCCTTCGTCAAAGACAGCGGGAGTCGCAACGGCACGACGTTGCGCGGAGCGAGGCTCGGCGTCGAGCTCGCCATCCACGAGCGCATCGATCTCATGCTCGGCGGCGAGGTGCCACTCACGGTGTCGAGTTCGCCTCGCGGTGACGCGCCGACCATCATTCTAGAGATCGCCGGTGAGGTCTACGAGGCGCCCTTGGGGCCCTTTCGCGTGGGCATCGGTGACTGGGCGCTCGAGGTGGACTCGGACCGATGGCTGGTCTTGAAGCGCGGCGAGACGCCGGCCTACTTCGGGGAGGTCGCACTCGGGGCGGCCACCGAACTCTTGGCAGGCGACGGTGTTGCGGAGCATCGCGGTGAGAAGCCGTCGTTGCGCGTGGACCGCGCATGA
- a CDS encoding serine/threonine protein kinase, which yields MSLWRRLFGQPPEREAEAPGPTASSLDATPRAADPTEAQLARLGRLGAPDGPDAAEALAIFARLRTTPREGAALAALADAGAQIPLPDALATAAAKASLDRGELPAARHFLRTATSPAALLLAADLAEQAGEPALALALTERVLARDFGMPGAKERHARLALSLGHETKTAATVSRDVTALSASVRTPYVLRRELARGGAAAVYEAEDRELGRRIALKVYHDAAFGRAQLLHEARVATELSHPGVVRVFDVDVAGGWLVLELFDRGSLRERLRDAPGDLAWLPGLLRVVSHVHAHGYAHLDVKPGNVLVRDQGVVLTDFGTARRLGEPSPPGSLGYVSPERLAGALASVADDVYGVGRMVEDALRSGADATARWRRLADVMTGPAEARPRDLLALAEEVEEAGA from the coding sequence ATGAGCCTTTGGCGACGGCTCTTCGGTCAGCCGCCGGAACGCGAGGCAGAGGCGCCCGGGCCCACCGCGAGCTCGTTGGATGCAACGCCGCGCGCGGCCGATCCCACAGAGGCGCAGCTGGCACGTCTCGGCCGACTTGGCGCGCCTGACGGCCCTGACGCCGCGGAGGCGTTGGCGATCTTTGCGCGACTCCGAACGACGCCGCGCGAGGGCGCGGCCCTCGCCGCTCTAGCCGACGCGGGTGCCCAAATCCCGTTGCCCGACGCGTTGGCGACAGCCGCCGCCAAGGCGAGCCTGGACCGCGGCGAGCTTCCCGCGGCGCGGCACTTTCTCCGTACGGCGACGAGTCCCGCTGCGCTCCTCCTCGCGGCCGATCTCGCCGAACAAGCCGGCGAGCCGGCGCTCGCGCTCGCGCTCACGGAACGCGTGCTGGCCCGCGACTTCGGCATGCCCGGCGCGAAGGAGCGGCACGCACGGCTGGCGCTGTCGCTGGGCCACGAGACCAAGACGGCCGCGACGGTGAGCCGCGATGTCACGGCGCTATCGGCGAGCGTCCGTACGCCCTACGTGCTCCGTCGTGAGCTGGCCCGTGGCGGTGCGGCGGCGGTCTACGAGGCGGAGGACCGAGAGCTCGGCCGCCGCATCGCCCTCAAGGTCTACCACGACGCGGCGTTCGGACGAGCGCAGCTCCTGCACGAGGCGCGCGTCGCGACCGAGCTGTCGCACCCGGGCGTCGTTCGCGTCTTCGATGTGGACGTGGCCGGCGGTTGGTTGGTGCTCGAGCTCTTCGACCGCGGCTCGCTCCGAGAGCGCCTTCGTGACGCTCCGGGAGACCTCGCTTGGCTCCCGGGCCTCTTGCGTGTGGTCTCCCACGTGCACGCCCACGGCTACGCGCATCTCGACGTCAAGCCCGGCAACGTGCTCGTTCGTGACCAAGGCGTCGTGTTGACCGACTTCGGAACGGCAAGGCGCCTCGGGGAACCGAGCCCACCGGGCAGCCTCGGCTACGTCTCGCCGGAGCGCCTCGCCGGGGCGCTCGCCAGCGTGGCCGACGACGTCTATGGAGTTGGACGCATGGTGGAAGACGCGCTGCGCTCCGGCGCCGACGCGACCGCGCGGTGGCGACGGCTCGCCGACGTCATGACGGGCCCCGCCGAGGCGCGGCCACGCGACCTTCTCGCGTTGGCGGAAGAGGTCGAGGAGGCTGGCGCCTAA
- a CDS encoding DUF882 domain-containing protein, with the protein MKIRAVSVLATLLLSVSVASAAPAKTDAAATHGKDSSVASADRGAKASNKASTKPSTKGGTPKAAKAKASKVVAVPASLLAKHELGKAKPAHGKKREPAKVAKVVGHARAAKHAEPVHHAEPTENLPSLPASLPASLAASLKLGRTLPPLRAEAPLVREPAAKGAMKPSCLRPPVSFVRGKEEEAIILTRCDGSGAPLAAERLSVLARAGAERPALTLPELAKKQGDVLAPGVRRLDGRLVEQMQLVVDHFGKQAQAAKKPIKVHLVSGFRPNAEGSFHANGRALDFRIDGVDNTAIVAFCKTLDDVGCGYYPNSTFVHMDVRTAGTGHVSWIDASGPGESPRYVEAWPPPKGQKPRFLEAVEDAIAKLDGTAEPSPTERNMKGAAAQLLGALETTSDRAADAPAAALTVSADDSKEN; encoded by the coding sequence ATGAAGATTCGAGCCGTCAGCGTCCTCGCCACCCTTCTCCTTTCCGTTTCCGTCGCCTCGGCAGCGCCGGCGAAGACAGACGCTGCCGCCACGCACGGGAAGGACTCGTCGGTGGCAAGCGCCGACCGCGGCGCGAAGGCAAGCAACAAGGCGAGCACGAAGCCGAGCACGAAGGGCGGAACCCCCAAAGCCGCGAAGGCGAAGGCGAGCAAGGTCGTGGCTGTGCCCGCGTCGCTGCTCGCCAAGCACGAGCTTGGGAAGGCGAAGCCCGCCCACGGCAAGAAGCGCGAGCCCGCGAAGGTGGCCAAGGTCGTCGGGCACGCGAGGGCCGCCAAGCACGCTGAGCCGGTGCATCACGCGGAGCCCACGGAGAACCTGCCGTCTCTTCCTGCAAGCCTTCCCGCTAGCCTCGCCGCAAGCTTGAAGCTCGGCCGCACGCTCCCGCCGCTGCGCGCCGAAGCTCCGCTCGTTCGCGAGCCGGCCGCCAAAGGCGCCATGAAGCCGTCGTGCCTGCGCCCTCCCGTTAGCTTCGTCCGCGGCAAGGAGGAGGAGGCGATCATTCTCACGCGCTGCGACGGAAGCGGCGCGCCGCTGGCCGCCGAGCGGCTCTCCGTCCTCGCGCGGGCCGGCGCCGAGCGTCCGGCCCTCACGTTGCCGGAGCTCGCGAAGAAGCAGGGCGACGTTCTCGCGCCGGGCGTGCGCCGCCTCGATGGACGCCTCGTCGAACAGATGCAGCTCGTCGTGGATCACTTTGGCAAACAAGCGCAGGCAGCGAAGAAGCCCATCAAGGTCCACCTCGTCTCGGGCTTTCGCCCGAACGCCGAAGGCAGCTTTCACGCGAACGGTCGCGCCCTCGACTTTCGCATCGACGGCGTCGACAACACCGCCATCGTGGCCTTCTGCAAGACCCTCGACGACGTGGGCTGCGGCTACTACCCGAACAGCACGTTCGTGCACATGGACGTGCGCACCGCCGGCACCGGCCACGTCTCGTGGATCGACGCGAGCGGGCCCGGCGAGTCCCCGCGTTACGTCGAGGCCTGGCCGCCGCCGAAGGGCCAGAAGCCGCGCTTCCTGGAGGCCGTCGAAGACGCCATCGCGAAGCTCGATGGCACCGCCGAGCCCTCGCCCACGGAGCGCAACATGAAGGGCGCGGCGGCGCAGCTCTTGGGAGCGCTCGAAACGACGAGCGACCGCGCCGCCGACGCACCGGCCGCGGCGCTCACCGTGTCCGCCGACGACTCTAAAGAGAACTAG
- a CDS encoding D-tyrosyl-tRNA(Tyr) deacylase codes for MRAVIQRVNWARVVVGGEVTGAIERGLLVYLGIGRGDGERERRFVVDKLVNLRIFENDAGKLDKSVLDLGGSVLIVSQFTLYADVTRGRRPGFGAAMRSEEAEAEYDAFVALARSVVPVATGRFRADMAVSSENAGPITIWIDTAKSGEMLP; via the coding sequence ATGCGGGCGGTGATCCAGCGCGTCAACTGGGCCCGCGTCGTCGTGGGCGGTGAGGTCACGGGCGCGATCGAGCGCGGCTTGCTCGTCTACCTCGGCATCGGCCGGGGCGATGGCGAGCGCGAACGTCGCTTCGTCGTCGACAAGCTCGTCAACCTCAGGATCTTTGAAAACGACGCGGGCAAGCTCGACAAGAGCGTCCTCGACCTCGGCGGCTCGGTGCTCATTGTTAGCCAGTTCACGCTCTACGCGGACGTGACGCGAGGCCGTCGCCCGGGCTTTGGTGCCGCCATGCGCTCCGAGGAGGCGGAGGCCGAATACGACGCCTTCGTGGCCCTCGCGCGGAGCGTCGTGCCGGTGGCGACGGGGCGGTTTCGCGCCGACATGGCCGTCTCCAGCGAGAACGCGGGGCCCATCACGATCTGGATCGACACGGCCAAATCTGGCGAAATGCTCCCGTGA